From a region of the Flavobacterium sediminilitoris genome:
- a CDS encoding T9SS type A sorting domain-containing protein, whose amino-acid sequence MGTAPNVVLGQSMGGVIARYALRDMENQQIDNPSVPSWNHQTSLYISHDAPHQGANIPLSVLYFARHLGDQFVGTPLGDMNINPQDGAPVTIEDIQALLNAPGTRQLLKNNIASNFEKDNNLTDSWQTELRNLGYPLQTRNIAISNGSHCANPQSFLPNATLFSLSGYGKTSFLTSFLTELLGPLNAINDIASIGLAILFNEPGLLLGVLPGNSKFSLDFSAKALPSAGTTAQIYKGKLVFTKKLFWAFNINVTLTDRSYNNPSGILSYDYYPGGKYPVPFNFQNSSVSNAFFSFGISAQIAPNFNFIPSPSALDIGKGNVALNNNDYFVKYNSLTPTAAPKDSPFVNFSTSFNNNGINENHISFNTRNGNWLATELDNVTTNSDIFDCTYMCSDSQISGLNLLCTTATYTAPEGGTFNSWTITQGSNLVTATGINTQNLTLTALPNASGQVTISLLKGDNNVRCGNLTLTKTIWVGKSMPHYTADRVEFCNFNYRAKDYPNTNSYSTFSWQYVSGSGGASSSNFYSNGDFAQFTACPPFTITMKLIATNACGTSEQLVDFWLDNDDEEISRNASPINTFSIYPNPSKDIVTIELRDKNNQTQKASKIYGELFDLMGISKSKVEIKDNKAIFSVNGLNKGIYVLKIFIDDAVENHQIAVE is encoded by the coding sequence GTGGGTACTGCACCTAATGTAGTTTTAGGACAAAGTATGGGTGGTGTAATAGCACGTTATGCCTTGCGTGATATGGAAAACCAGCAAATAGATAATCCTTCAGTTCCTAGTTGGAATCATCAAACTAGTTTGTATATTAGTCACGATGCACCACACCAAGGAGCAAACATTCCTTTAAGTGTATTGTATTTTGCGAGACATTTAGGAGATCAATTTGTGGGAACACCTTTAGGTGACATGAATATTAACCCACAAGATGGTGCCCCAGTAACTATTGAAGATATTCAGGCCTTATTAAATGCACCAGGTACTAGGCAATTATTAAAAAACAATATTGCTTCAAACTTTGAAAAAGATAATAACTTAACTGATTCATGGCAAACAGAGTTACGAAACTTGGGGTATCCATTGCAAACTAGAAATATTGCAATTAGTAATGGTAGTCACTGTGCAAATCCACAGTCATTTCTGCCTAATGCAACCTTGTTTTCTTTAAGTGGTTATGGTAAAACATCTTTTTTAACTAGCTTCTTGACAGAGCTTTTAGGACCATTAAATGCGATAAACGATATCGCTTCAATTGGTTTGGCTATTTTATTTAACGAGCCAGGTTTGCTATTAGGAGTATTACCTGGAAATAGTAAATTTAGTTTGGATTTTAGTGCAAAAGCATTACCAAGTGCAGGTACAACTGCTCAAATATATAAAGGGAAGTTAGTTTTTACAAAAAAATTATTTTGGGCATTCAATATTAATGTTACACTAACAGATAGAAGTTATAATAATCCATCAGGAATATTATCTTATGACTATTATCCTGGTGGTAAATATCCAGTGCCTTTTAATTTTCAAAATTCATCCGTTAGCAATGCTTTTTTTAGTTTTGGTATTAGCGCACAAATTGCTCCTAATTTTAATTTTATTCCATCACCTAGTGCTTTAGATATAGGAAAAGGGAATGTTGCTTTAAACAATAATGATTATTTTGTTAAATACAATTCATTAACACCAACTGCTGCACCTAAAGATAGTCCGTTTGTTAATTTTTCTACTTCATTTAATAATAACGGTATTAATGAAAATCACATTTCGTTTAATACTAGAAATGGTAACTGGTTAGCAACAGAATTAGATAATGTAACTACAAATAGTGATATTTTTGATTGTACTTATATGTGCTCAGATAGTCAAATATCAGGTTTAAATTTACTTTGTACAACAGCAACTTATACGGCTCCTGAGGGTGGAACATTTAATAGTTGGACAATAACCCAAGGATCAAATTTAGTGACGGCAACTGGAATAAATACTCAAAATTTAACATTAACGGCATTGCCTAATGCTTCAGGACAAGTAACAATTTCACTATTAAAAGGTGATAATAATGTAAGATGTGGAAATTTAACCTTGACTAAAACGATATGGGTGGGTAAATCAATGCCTCACTATACTGCTGATAGAGTTGAATTTTGTAATTTTAATTATAGAGCTAAAGATTATCCTAATACAAATTCATATTCTACTTTTAGTTGGCAATATGTAAGTGGTTCAGGTGGAGCTTCTTCAAGTAATTTTTATTCTAATGGTGATTTTGCTCAATTTACCGCTTGTCCACCTTTTACAATTACAATGAAATTAATTGCCACTAATGCTTGTGGGACTAGTGAACAACTGGTGGATTTTTGGTTAGACAATGATGATGAGGAAATTAGTAGAAATGCTTCTCCAATAAACACTTTTTCTATTTATCCAAACCCTTCAAAAGATATAGTTACAATAGAATTAAGAGATAAAAATAATCAAACTCAAAAAGCATCAAAAATTTATGGTGAGTTATTTGATTTAATGGGAATTTCAAAATCAAAAGTTGAAATCAAAGATAATAAGGCTATATTTTCTGTTAATGGCTTAAATAAAGGTATTTATGTGCTGAAAATTTTTATTGATGATGCAGTAGAGAATCATCAAATAGCAGTAGAATAA
- a CDS encoding Crp/Fnr family transcriptional regulator — translation MHRQLLKLISQNVTLSDNDSDWCRQYFEPVFLPKNKVIEEEKKIPKYLYFIVSGFVRLFHYNDKGDEVTTHINCPPGFITSYFNFINQTKANENLECITDCELLRITKDNLDLLTQQSKAFKDFSILVFQQSLAYNDNRSKELASLTAEQRYRKLIDNYPHILHNVPLQYIASFLGMNPKSLSRIRKEIIK, via the coding sequence ATGCATAGACAATTATTGAAACTCATATCTCAAAATGTAACACTTTCCGACAACGACTCGGACTGGTGCAGACAGTATTTTGAACCCGTGTTTTTACCAAAAAACAAAGTTATTGAGGAAGAAAAAAAAATCCCAAAATATCTCTACTTCATAGTTTCGGGTTTTGTGCGGTTGTTTCATTACAATGACAAAGGAGATGAAGTAACAACACACATAAATTGTCCGCCTGGATTTATTACTTCGTATTTCAACTTTATCAATCAAACAAAGGCGAACGAAAATTTAGAGTGCATTACGGATTGTGAATTGCTTAGAATTACCAAAGACAATTTGGATTTGCTAACACAGCAAAGTAAAGCGTTTAAAGATTTCAGCATTTTGGTTTTTCAACAATCGCTTGCATATAACGACAATCGTTCAAAAGAATTAGCATCACTAACGGCAGAACAACGTTATCGAAAACTCATTGACAACTATCCACACATTTTACACAACGTTCCGTTGCAATATATTGCTTCGTTTTTAGGAATGAACCCAAAAAGTTTGAGTAGAATACGAAAGGAAATTATTAAGTAA
- a CDS encoding NAD-dependent epimerase/dehydratase family protein, protein MAQKNLALVTGANGHLGNNLVRLLIEKGIPVRASVRNIKNKELFSGLNCEVVQADITDKQSLINALRDVDVFYAVGAAFKLWAKDPKKEIYDVNLEGTKLQIEAAAEAGVKRIVYVSSIAALDYSKIPTKENYGYNSDRRDMYYNSKNDGEKLAFELAKKHNIELVAVLPSAMIGSEAFAPLNVSYNIIYLILKKQIPVETNITLNWIDVKDVAEGCYLAATKGINGERYILANEKCTSIKNTTKIAQELFPELKIKMPMAVPKAILFTIAWFMEIGSKISGKAPLLTTKDIAMFSGLQQDFDISKARIELGFKPKSSEKAVKEAMKYLSENENRFN, encoded by the coding sequence ATGGCACAGAAAAATTTAGCATTGGTTACAGGCGCAAATGGACATCTTGGTAACAACTTAGTGAGATTGCTCATTGAAAAAGGCATTCCTGTTCGAGCTTCAGTTCGCAACATTAAAAACAAAGAACTCTTTTCGGGACTGAATTGCGAAGTAGTCCAAGCCGATATCACAGACAAACAATCTTTGATAAACGCTTTACGAGACGTTGATGTTTTTTATGCTGTTGGTGCAGCATTCAAACTTTGGGCAAAAGACCCGAAAAAAGAAATCTATGATGTAAATCTTGAAGGTACAAAACTGCAAATTGAAGCCGCAGCCGAAGCAGGCGTAAAACGAATTGTATATGTGAGCTCAATCGCAGCGTTGGATTATTCCAAAATTCCCACAAAAGAAAATTACGGTTATAATTCCGACCGCAGAGATATGTATTATAATTCAAAAAATGACGGAGAAAAATTAGCATTTGAATTGGCAAAAAAACACAACATTGAATTGGTTGCCGTGTTGCCTTCAGCAATGATAGGTAGTGAAGCGTTTGCACCACTAAACGTTTCTTACAATATCATCTACTTGATTCTGAAAAAACAAATCCCTGTTGAAACCAATATCACACTAAATTGGATTGACGTGAAAGACGTTGCCGAAGGTTGCTATTTAGCGGCAACAAAAGGTATAAATGGCGAACGTTACATCTTAGCAAATGAAAAATGCACATCAATAAAAAATACGACAAAAATTGCACAGGAGTTATTTCCAGAATTGAAAATTAAGATGCCTATGGCAGTTCCAAAAGCAATTTTATTTACAATTGCGTGGTTTATGGAAATAGGAAGTAAAATAAGCGGCAAAGCACCATTGCTCACAACCAAAGATATTGCAATGTTTTCAGGACTTCAACAAGACTTTGACATTTCAAAAGCACGGATAGAATTAGGTTTCAAACCAAAGAGTTCTGAAAAAGCAGTTAAAGAAGCTATGAAATATTTGAGTGAGAATGAAAATCGTTTCAACTGA